Proteins from one Cellulosilyticum lentocellum DSM 5427 genomic window:
- a CDS encoding ABC transporter ATP-binding protein, with product MEQKILEARKITKVYPGGVVANHEVQLDIYEGEIHALVGENGAGKSTLMKMLFGMTPPTSGEILIKGEPVAFASSKCAIAKGIGMVHQHFMQVPSMTVAENLILGAEPRKNGLVDRKQAVKITEELSKAYNLTVDAKAQVENISLAMRQKLEILKALYRGAKILILDEPTAVLTPQETQELFEQLKLLREKGHTIIFISHKLNEVKELCNRMTILRDGKTMGTYEISDLSEQEISRLMVGRDVNLNMEKSAPHFGKTVVSVKDLVYVNQFGKQKVDHVSFSIREGQILGIAGIDGNGQSELVELIVGALKQSSGQIHLKGKDISKLPILKRQEAGISHVSEDRMRYGSAPKLSLEDNAISKIYYTNELKSYGLLSSRKIAAFTEKILKDFKVKYDHNKQSIGELSGGNIQKLIVGREYEYNPELLIINQPTRGVDVGAIEFIRKKILDMRERRKAILLVSADLSEILSLSDSILVMHEGKIVGYIEDAKTATENELGLYMLGVKQDSKEKLGGAYHE from the coding sequence ATGGAGCAGAAAATATTAGAGGCCAGAAAGATTACAAAGGTATACCCAGGTGGTGTTGTAGCCAATCATGAGGTTCAGTTAGATATTTATGAAGGAGAAATCCATGCTTTAGTAGGTGAAAATGGAGCAGGTAAGTCTACCTTAATGAAAATGCTATTTGGAATGACGCCCCCAACTAGCGGAGAAATCCTTATTAAAGGTGAGCCAGTGGCGTTCGCATCATCTAAATGTGCTATTGCAAAAGGGATAGGGATGGTACACCAACACTTTATGCAAGTGCCATCTATGACAGTAGCAGAGAACCTTATTTTAGGTGCAGAGCCAAGGAAGAACGGTTTAGTAGATAGAAAACAAGCTGTTAAGATTACAGAGGAATTATCAAAGGCGTATAATTTAACAGTAGATGCTAAAGCGCAGGTGGAAAATATTTCCCTGGCAATGAGACAAAAGTTAGAGATATTAAAAGCCCTTTATAGAGGGGCAAAGATTCTTATTTTAGATGAGCCTACTGCTGTCCTAACACCTCAAGAAACGCAGGAGCTATTTGAGCAGCTTAAACTGTTAAGAGAAAAGGGACATACGATTATCTTTATTTCACATAAGCTCAATGAAGTAAAAGAACTATGTAACCGTATGACTATTTTACGTGATGGGAAAACCATGGGTACTTATGAGATTAGTGACTTAAGTGAGCAAGAAATCTCAAGACTCATGGTAGGTAGAGATGTTAACTTAAACATGGAAAAGTCAGCACCTCACTTTGGAAAAACAGTTGTTTCTGTTAAGGATTTAGTGTATGTGAATCAATTTGGTAAGCAAAAGGTGGACCATGTATCCTTCTCTATTCGTGAGGGTCAAATCTTAGGGATAGCAGGTATTGATGGAAATGGTCAATCTGAATTAGTGGAGCTGATTGTAGGAGCGCTTAAGCAGTCATCAGGTCAGATTCATTTAAAGGGGAAAGACATTTCTAAATTACCAATTTTAAAACGTCAAGAAGCCGGTATTTCACACGTATCAGAAGACAGAATGAGATACGGTAGTGCGCCAAAGCTTTCTTTAGAAGACAATGCCATTTCAAAAATTTATTATACGAATGAGCTAAAAAGCTATGGTTTATTAAGTAGCAGAAAAATAGCTGCTTTTACAGAAAAAATCTTAAAGGATTTCAAAGTTAAATACGATCATAATAAACAATCTATTGGAGAACTATCAGGTGGGAATATTCAAAAGCTGATTGTAGGACGTGAATATGAATACAACCCAGAGCTTCTTATTATTAACCAACCAACTAGAGGGGTAGACGTAGGTGCTATTGAATTCATTAGGAAAAAAATCCTTGATATGAGAGAAAGAAGAAAAGCAATTTTATTAGTATCAGCAGACCTATCTGAAATTTTATCTTTAAGTGATAGTATTTTAGTCATGCATGAAGGAAAAATTGTTGGGTATATTGAAGATGCTAAAACAGCAACAGAAAATGAACTAGGGCTCTACATGCTAGGGGTTAAACAAGATTCAAAAGAAAAACTAGGAGGAGCCTACCATGAGTAG
- a CDS encoding amidohydrolase, whose translation MKHIFDETIKQTIELAEDIYKHPELGYKEVRTAGKVKEILEAEGIPYQDHVAYTGILATLDSGKPGPHIGLICELDGVPTLNHPYANKEDNAAHTCGHYAQIGAMMGVFLSLNKAKVMDQLCGKVTLVVTPAEEFCDLEYRKGLIAEGKIKHASGKQEMIELGVFDDMALILSCHTMGLDMNVYDAEIGAGLNGFLCKKAIFHGKGAHAGSNPAGGINALNAANLAMTGINFLRETFREEDAIRVHFVVKEGGQTVNTVPERVTMEMYVRAKTVDAILETDQKVTRALRAGALAIGCDLEIIDIPGYLPLHQDKNLTELVKIHILNYVSSERIAQGTHGFASGDMGDLSSLYPIVEIGVGGFTGTMHGCDFRTADYEQAYHIPAAYFIDTIIDLLSDGGKKAYDIKEKFNPIMSKEAYLAMLDGFNKTTIYKKGE comes from the coding sequence ATGAAACACATATTTGATGAAACCATCAAGCAAACAATAGAACTAGCAGAAGATATTTATAAACATCCTGAATTAGGTTATAAAGAAGTTCGAACAGCTGGTAAAGTAAAAGAAATATTAGAAGCAGAAGGGATCCCTTATCAAGATCATGTAGCATATACGGGAATTTTGGCTACGCTTGATTCTGGTAAGCCAGGACCACATATTGGACTGATTTGTGAACTAGATGGTGTGCCAACACTCAATCACCCTTATGCTAATAAAGAAGACAACGCAGCCCATACTTGTGGACATTATGCGCAAATCGGAGCAATGATGGGTGTGTTCCTATCACTTAATAAAGCTAAGGTAATGGACCAGCTTTGCGGGAAGGTCACTTTAGTAGTCACACCTGCAGAAGAATTTTGTGATTTAGAGTATCGCAAAGGACTTATTGCAGAAGGTAAGATCAAGCACGCTTCAGGAAAACAAGAAATGATTGAACTAGGGGTATTTGATGATATGGCCCTCATCCTATCTTGTCATACCATGGGACTTGATATGAATGTTTATGACGCGGAGATTGGTGCAGGATTAAATGGCTTCTTATGTAAGAAAGCTATTTTCCATGGTAAGGGTGCTCATGCAGGAAGTAATCCAGCTGGTGGCATTAATGCCTTAAATGCAGCTAATTTAGCCATGACAGGTATTAATTTCTTAAGGGAGACCTTCCGTGAGGAAGATGCTATTCGTGTACACTTTGTAGTCAAAGAAGGTGGTCAAACTGTTAATACAGTTCCAGAGCGAGTAACAATGGAAATGTATGTACGTGCAAAGACAGTGGATGCCATCTTAGAAACAGATCAAAAAGTAACAAGGGCTTTAAGAGCAGGAGCACTTGCTATTGGCTGTGATTTAGAGATTATAGATATACCAGGGTACTTGCCTCTTCATCAAGATAAGAACTTAACAGAACTTGTTAAAATACATATTTTAAATTATGTGTCATCAGAAAGAATTGCCCAAGGAACACATGGATTTGCCTCTGGAGATATGGGAGATTTATCAAGCTTATATCCAATTGTTGAGATTGGTGTAGGTGGCTTTACAGGAACAATGCACGGCTGTGATTTTAGAACAGCTGACTATGAGCAAGCTTACCATATACCAGCCGCTTATTTTATAGATACCATTATTGACCTTCTATCAGATGGTGGTAAAAAAGCTTATGACATTAAAGAAAAATTTAACCCTATTATGAGCAAAGAAGCCTATTTAGCAATGCTAGATGGATTCAATAAAACAACTATTTATAAAAAAGGAGAATAA
- a CDS encoding BMP family ABC transporter substrate-binding protein — protein MTKKWARVLLTSLLTAALFTGCSSAPAESKPEEGTQTEAGTNETNGEKVKVSLLVTGSFGDKAFNDSAQTGMKQVAEQLSDKVEVEMIEMGNDKTKFEGSLLDASESDSDIIIVGTWDMKEILEQTAPLFPDKKYIIFDTDVDYAASDLSNVYSMSYKQNEAAFLAGVLAASTTTSDMTYANEEATIGFVGAKDTAAVINDSAVGFIQGAQFINPDIKVLVSYVGSYVDSAKAKELALTQYASGADCVFVAAGPASVGVIEAAAESKKYVIGVDSDQALAYEGSEEAEFIISSAIKGVGTTIFSSIERDLEGNLPYGTYELLGLAENAVGLADNSIYQSVVSEEIRTTVEDAKASLLAGEVSVDTAYGMDEATLKGIISSAQ, from the coding sequence ATGACAAAGAAATGGGCTAGAGTATTACTCACATCATTACTTACAGCAGCCTTATTTACAGGATGTTCTAGTGCACCAGCAGAAAGTAAACCAGAGGAAGGAACACAAACAGAAGCAGGAACAAATGAAACTAATGGTGAAAAAGTAAAAGTAAGCCTACTCGTAACAGGTTCTTTCGGAGATAAAGCTTTCAATGATTCAGCTCAAACAGGTATGAAACAAGTAGCAGAACAGCTTAGTGATAAAGTTGAAGTTGAAATGATTGAAATGGGTAATGACAAAACAAAATTTGAAGGTTCTTTATTAGATGCTTCTGAATCTGACTCAGACATTATCATTGTAGGAACATGGGATATGAAAGAAATTCTTGAGCAAACAGCTCCTTTATTCCCAGATAAAAAATACATCATCTTTGATACAGATGTAGACTATGCAGCAAGCGATTTAAGTAATGTATATTCTATGAGCTACAAACAAAACGAAGCAGCGTTCCTTGCAGGTGTACTTGCAGCTAGCACAACAACTTCTGATATGACTTATGCAAATGAAGAAGCTACAATTGGTTTCGTAGGTGCAAAAGATACAGCAGCGGTTATCAATGACTCAGCAGTTGGATTCATCCAAGGGGCACAATTCATTAACCCAGATATTAAAGTACTTGTTTCTTACGTAGGTTCTTACGTAGACTCTGCTAAAGCAAAAGAACTTGCTTTAACACAATACGCTTCAGGTGCTGACTGTGTATTCGTAGCAGCAGGTCCAGCTTCAGTAGGTGTTATTGAAGCTGCAGCAGAAAGCAAAAAATACGTAATCGGGGTAGATTCAGACCAAGCGCTTGCTTATGAAGGTAGTGAAGAAGCAGAGTTCATCATTTCTTCTGCTATTAAAGGTGTAGGTACAACAATCTTCTCTTCTATCGAGAGAGATTTAGAAGGTAACCTTCCATATGGTACTTACGAATTACTTGGGCTTGCAGAAAATGCAGTAGGTCTTGCAGACAACAGTATTTATCAAAGTGTTGTTTCAGAAGAAATTCGCACAACAGTAGAAGATGCTAAAGCTAGTTTGCTAGCTGGTGAAGTAAGTGTTGATACAGCTTATGGCATGGATGAAGCAACACTAAAAGGCATTATTTCTAGTGCTCAGTAG